The proteins below are encoded in one region of Triticum aestivum cultivar Chinese Spring chromosome 1B, IWGSC CS RefSeq v2.1, whole genome shotgun sequence:
- the LOC123092564 gene encoding uncharacterized protein, which translates to MPAPRKRKVPAPAPAPPRRPPPRLEYRAKDGAWYAARMALQGDSLRVMFEEFLEEFDEWHEPNAAYLASPRDVAVLRARFRPASPPLEDARCGDLRRGQPLCVLRAMPDSERKYYDAVLDSVKRAAHVTVGGEERCACRFTVRWTDGPLRGGLDEVGVDEVCCVRDSPVQDPALSEFLDRVTRSFGFRDGEENAKAVQDSPVQDPRLNEFLDRVTKSSGFCNGEEKPKAAPQGTGATSAPGSEQSATAAPQATGATSLWGSEGETAFIIID; encoded by the exons ATGCCGGCGCCGCGAAAGCGGAAGGtccctgcccctgcccctgccccgCCGCGCCGGCCGCCTCCCCGCCTGGAGTACCGCGCAAAGGACGGCGCGTGGTACGCCGCGCGCATGGCGCTGCAGGGCGACTCGCTGCGCGTCATGTTCGAGGAATTCCTCGAGGAGTTCGACGAGTGGCACGAGCCAAACGCGGCCTACCTCGCCTCCCCGCGCGACGTGGCCGTGCTCCGCGCCAGGTTCCGCCCGGCGAGCCCGCCCCTCGAGGACGCCCGCTGCGGCGACCTCCGCCGCGGCCAGCCGCTCTGCGTCCTCCGCGCCATGCCCGACAGCGAGCGCAAGTACTACGACGCCGTCCTCGATTCC GTGAAAAGAGCGGCTCACGTCACCGTGGGCGGCGAGGAGCGGTGCGCGTGCCGCTTCACGGTGCGGTGGACGGACGGGCCGCTCCGCGGCGGCTTGGACGAGGTCGGCGTCGACGAGGTCTGCTGCGTGCGGGACTCGCCGGTCCAGGACCCGGCGCTGAGCGAGTTCCTGGACCGCGTGACGAGGTCGTTCGGCTTCCGCGACGGCGAGGAGAACGCGAAGGCGGTGCAGGACTCGCCAGTCCAGGACCCGCGGCTGAACGAGTTCCTGGACCGCGTGACGAAGTCGTCCGGCTTCTGCAACGGCGAGGAGAAACCGAAGGCGGCGCCTCAGGGTACCGGGGCCACGTCGGCCCCGGGCAGCGAGCAGAGCGCGACGGCGGCGCCTCAGGCGACCGGGGCCACGTCGCTCTGGGGCAGCGAGGGGGAAACTGCCTTCATAATCATCGACTAG